From the genome of Salmo salar chromosome ssa29, Ssal_v3.1, whole genome shotgun sequence:
gtggttcgcgcgttcagttttgcgcgaatgctgccatcaatccacggtttctggttggggaatgttttaatagacgctgtggatacgacatcgccgatgcacttgttaataaactcgcacaccgaatcagcgtattcgtcaatgttgttgttcgccgcaatgtggaacatatcccagtccacgtgatcgaagcaatcttgaagcgtgaaatccgattggtcggaccagtgttgaacagatctgagggcgggagcttcctgttttagtttctgtctataggctgggagcaacaaaatggagtcgtggtcagcttttccgaagggagggccttatatgcgtcgcggaagttagaataacagtagtctagggttttgcccgccctggtagcacaatcgatatgctgatagaatttagggaggcttgttttcagattagccttgttaaaatccccggctacaataaatgcagcctcaggatatgtggtttccagtttacatagagtccaatgaagttctttcagggccgtcgatatgtctgcttggggggaatatacacgactgtgattatgatcgaagagaattctcttggtagataatgcgatcggcatttgattgtgaggaattctaagtcaggtgaacaaaaggacttgagttcctgtatgttgttatgatcacaccacgtctcgttaatcataaggcatacacccacgcccttcttcttaccagagagatgcttgtttctgtcggcgcgatgcgtgaagaaaccaggtggttGTATCATTATATCATGCAGCAAGTGTTTGATAAGTTCAGCTTGAAATACCACGACCTGCGCTATCGAATTGAAAGAGGGCAGTCACGTGTGTTTGCGAAGACAGAAGATTGAATACCGGTGTGTGGGCTCATGTGGAAGGAAGCATTACTGTTAACCCTTTAACTGTATCTAATTGAAAAACATGTTGAAACAATTTTTTCACCTTAAATTCCTATTACTAACAACTCAAATGAACATCCAATAGTATTTTCTTTTCTACTTGATGTTTATTTTGGAATCAACAGAGCTCTCTATCAGGTGGTTGAGAAGACAAACGGTCATACCAGTAATACCATACTCTAATGGCAATTTGCATAGCAATTTTAGTAATTTCAACAATATTACAAAAATGACTTTAGGTCTGCTTTTATAGGTAAGTATTAGCTAAGCAATGTAAAATAAGGTCACATTATGGTAATTGTGTATGCCCAAACATGAATATTCAATTACATTGAAATGAATACATTTTCAGGTGGTGTTTCATGGAATGTCCCTCAAAAGAGTTAATTTAAAATAAGCCAGATTCTTCCACATCTTCAGACTACATTTTGAGATAtttgaaaatgtgcatattttttaTTACTGTAGTAGTTATTTTATAGGTCGACCTTAAATGTGAATATTGATTAATTTACCATATTGGCCATGAAATGTGCTTTAACGAATTGATGTTGCCTAATATAGTTTTGTCAACAATTTATATTTTAACCAAAATaggtatttttatttaaaaaatgtacctACCCTATTCTTAGTCCACCATACTTTTACTGACATAAAATGTAAAAGAGCTAAAAATAGCAGTTAAACTATTTATTTTCATATTCCTACTCTTCAAGGTCTCTACTAACAGGAATGGTGCAATATTAATCCCTCACCAACTGAATTCCTGCCTTTTATCCCATATCTTTAGTGATTGAGTTTTCTTATAGCCCTCTAAGTGGGCAAAGTTAGAGTGCCACAACACTGAAcccaaaaatatacaaaataatgtaAAGTGGTGCTGGGGGAGATGACCAATTAAGTTCAAGTGTAGGTTGTTTTCATATCCACTTATAAATCCATTGTCAAAACATGCTCTACCAGCCGGTTGAGAATAGGGTTAAAGGGTTAAGCAAGCAGCATGACCTCGTTATACCTACCATGGTGATGTTGTTGCCATTGAGTAGGATCTGGTCCAGTTTGGTTATCCTTCTTCCCTCCGGTGTGATTTCACTAAAATACACAGTCAGCAAGGAGAAGGATAAAACATGTCCAGAATCGTCAGATATGAAAGGATTTAGGTGAAAGTACTTACAATTCTGTCACGTCCTCCAACACCATGTCTGAAGCGATGGGTGAAGGATCAACTGTATATTTACTGACaatatacactgaacagaaatataaacgcagcatgtaaATCGTTCGTCCCATGGTACATGGGCTGAAAAAAGTGATAtcagaaatgttctatatgcacaaaaagcttatttctcaaaaatgttgcacaaatttgtttacgtccctgttattgagcatttctcctttgccaagataatccatccacctgacaggtgtgacatatcaagaagctgattaaacagcatggtcgttacactggtgcaccttgtgctggggacaataaaaggtcactaaaatgtgcagttttgtcacacaacaccatgccacagctaactgcaggaatgtccatcagagctgttgcaagataatttaatgttaatttctctaccataagccgcctccaacatcgttttagagaatttggcagtacgtccaaccgacctcacatccggagatggcgttgtgtgggtgagtggttttccgatgtcaacgttgtgaacagagtgccccatggtggggttatggtatgggcaggcataagctacggacaacgaacacaattgcgttttatcgatggcaatttgaatacagaaaaatactgtgacgagatcctggggCCCATATttttatgcatctgttggtcacatataccatatctgtattcccagtcatgtttagtccatagattagggcctaatgaatttatttcaattgactgatttcctcatatgaactgtaactcggtaaaatcaattaaatgattgcatgttgcgtttatatttttgtttagcatAAAGGACTACAGTAACAATGTTTGAATTGAATAGATTGCAAAACTACTGCTGAAATGCAAAACCTTCTTTACAATGAACGACAAATAATGAGACGTTTTGTAGGACATTTCCAGAAAGGATACTGACAAAATCATCAAAACCCAACAGGGTGCCGACAATTTCTTTGTCGTTTTTCATGACAATATGGATTCGGGAACCTATACATTTGTCCACGAGCTCTGGAAGAGAACACAAAGAGGAGATGTTGAAATCACATGATTACTTGCATGACCTATatatatcctaccctgcctttctaaggtcttcgaaagccaagataacaaacaggttaccgaccatttcgaatcccaccgcaccttctccactatacaatctggtttccgagctggtcatgggtgcacctcctaaacgatatcataaccgccatcaataagagacatta
Proteins encoded in this window:
- the LOC106590312 gene encoding U6 snRNA-associated Sm-like protein LSm5, which encodes MAATPATNPSQLLPLELVDKCIGSRIHIVMKNDKEIVGTLLGFDDFVNMVLEDVTEFEITPEGRRITKLDQILLNGNNITMLIPGGEGPEV